One region of Lytechinus pictus isolate F3 Inbred chromosome 8, Lp3.0, whole genome shotgun sequence genomic DNA includes:
- the LOC129266656 gene encoding uncharacterized protein LOC129266656 isoform X1, with protein MVSFVSSTRLFTGFYRTTREHFGKCLRNRQVFTRSCNMQRETITMETVYHQFQRFLKDILKASPDKYPKSYHLKQFGWNDFNKIGAIHPHYHVGYSLLAALQHSPVAADGMPDKSTSYFGRCFSLNFLPAYHSTNFVSRPVRYDSYIAYLGRTSTYIGIELRDDESNLLYMTGQMQCMTIDLKEKKLVPVSLESIKKYEGKIMLKEAPKRHQFIPMQFAKDNVFKWKTATQWSDVDHNGHVNQMPYMRFIYDAGSSAAVAGFLKSFHRELINYRLKTYAVEYIKEIHQGQEIKIFCWEMKDSPGTIHYEFHVEGNVVSRSHLIFDVQHLAEL; from the exons ATGGTGTCTTTCGTCTCCAGTACACGTCTATTCACGGGATTCTATCGAACGACACGGGAGCATTTTGGAAAATGCTTGAG AAATCGTCAGGTTTTCACAAGGAGCTGTAATATGCAGCGAGAAACCATCACTATGGAAACCGTATACCATCAGTTTCAAAGGTTTTTGAAAGATATCCTGAAGGCAAGTCCAGACAAATACCCCAAGTCATATCACCTGAAGCAGTTCGGTTGGAACGATTTCAACAAAATTG GAGCCATTCACCCTCATTACCATGTAGGATACAGTCTGCTGGCAGCATTACAGCATTCACCAGTCGCTGCAGATGGTATGCCTGACAAGAGCACCTCTTACTTTGGCCGCTGTTTCAGTCTCAACTTCCTCCCTGCATACCACTCTACCAATTTCGTTTCCAGGCCAGTCAGATACGATTCCTACATTGCCTATCTAGGGAGGACATCTACGTACATCGGCATTGAACTTCGAGATGACGAGTCCAACCTGCTTTACATGACAGGCCAAATGCAATGCATGACGATTGACCTGAAAGAAAAGAAGCTCGTACCGGTTAGTCTGGAATCAATCAAGAAGTATGAGGGTAAGATCATGCTGAAGGAGGCCCCAAAGAGGCATCAGTTCATACCCATGCAGTTTGCGAAAGATAATGTCTTCAAGTGGAAGACTGCAACTCAGTGGAGTGACGTGGACCACAATGGGCATGTTAATCAAATGCCGTACATGCGTTTCATCTACGATGCAGGGAGTTCTGCAGCTGTGGCGGGGTTCCTCAAGTCCTTCCACCGAGAGCTGATCAACTACAGATTGAAGACCTACGCTGTGGAGTACATTAAGGAGATCCATCAAGGACAAGAGATTAAGATTTTCTGTTGGGAGATGAAGGATAGTCCGGGTACAATCCATTATGAATTTCATGTTGAAGGCAACGTCGTCAGTAGGAGTCATCTGATATTCGATGTACAGCATCTGGCGGAACTTTAG
- the LOC129266656 gene encoding uncharacterized protein LOC129266656 isoform X2, which produces MVSFVSSTRLFTGFYRTTREHFGKCLRNRQVFTRSCNMQRETITMETVYHQFQRFLKDILKASPDKYPKSYHLKQFGWNDFNKIGYSLLAALQHSPVAADGMPDKSTSYFGRCFSLNFLPAYHSTNFVSRPVRYDSYIAYLGRTSTYIGIELRDDESNLLYMTGQMQCMTIDLKEKKLVPVSLESIKKYEGKIMLKEAPKRHQFIPMQFAKDNVFKWKTATQWSDVDHNGHVNQMPYMRFIYDAGSSAAVAGFLKSFHRELINYRLKTYAVEYIKEIHQGQEIKIFCWEMKDSPGTIHYEFHVEGNVVSRSHLIFDVQHLAEL; this is translated from the exons ATGGTGTCTTTCGTCTCCAGTACACGTCTATTCACGGGATTCTATCGAACGACACGGGAGCATTTTGGAAAATGCTTGAG AAATCGTCAGGTTTTCACAAGGAGCTGTAATATGCAGCGAGAAACCATCACTATGGAAACCGTATACCATCAGTTTCAAAGGTTTTTGAAAGATATCCTGAAGGCAAGTCCAGACAAATACCCCAAGTCATATCACCTGAAGCAGTTCGGTTGGAACGATTTCAACAAAATTG GATACAGTCTGCTGGCAGCATTACAGCATTCACCAGTCGCTGCAGATGGTATGCCTGACAAGAGCACCTCTTACTTTGGCCGCTGTTTCAGTCTCAACTTCCTCCCTGCATACCACTCTACCAATTTCGTTTCCAGGCCAGTCAGATACGATTCCTACATTGCCTATCTAGGGAGGACATCTACGTACATCGGCATTGAACTTCGAGATGACGAGTCCAACCTGCTTTACATGACAGGCCAAATGCAATGCATGACGATTGACCTGAAAGAAAAGAAGCTCGTACCGGTTAGTCTGGAATCAATCAAGAAGTATGAGGGTAAGATCATGCTGAAGGAGGCCCCAAAGAGGCATCAGTTCATACCCATGCAGTTTGCGAAAGATAATGTCTTCAAGTGGAAGACTGCAACTCAGTGGAGTGACGTGGACCACAATGGGCATGTTAATCAAATGCCGTACATGCGTTTCATCTACGATGCAGGGAGTTCTGCAGCTGTGGCGGGGTTCCTCAAGTCCTTCCACCGAGAGCTGATCAACTACAGATTGAAGACCTACGCTGTGGAGTACATTAAGGAGATCCATCAAGGACAAGAGATTAAGATTTTCTGTTGGGAGATGAAGGATAGTCCGGGTACAATCCATTATGAATTTCATGTTGAAGGCAACGTCGTCAGTAGGAGTCATCTGATATTCGATGTACAGCATCTGGCGGAACTTTAG
- the LOC135154909 gene encoding uncharacterized protein LOC135154909 codes for MASFVSSNCLFTGLRVTFYRTTREHYGKYLRNRQVFTRSCNMQRETTTMETVYHQFQRFLKDILKASPDKYPKSYHLKQFGWNDFNKIGAIHPHYHVGYSLLAALQHSPVAADGEPDESTSYFGRCFSLNFLLAYHSTNFVSRPVRYDSYIAYLGRTSTYIGIELRDDESNLLYMTGQMQCMTIDLKEKKLLPVSLESIKKYEGKITLKEAPKRHQFIPMQFAKDDVFKWKTAIQWSDVDHNGHVNQMPYMRFIYDAGSSAAVAGFLKSFHRELIHYRLKTYAVEYIKEYHQGQELKILCWEMKDNPGTIHFELHVEGNVVSRSHLIFDAQHLAQL; via the exons ATGGCGTCATTCGTCTCCAGTAATTGTCTATTCACGGGACTTCGGGTTACATTCTATCGAACGACAAGGGAGCATTATGGAAAATACTTGAG AAATCGCCAGGTTTTCACAAGGAGCTGTAATATGCAGCGAGAAACCACCACTATGGAAACCGTATACCATCAGTTTCAAAGGTTTTTGAAAGATATCCTGAAGGCAAGTCCAGACAAATACCCCAAGTCATATCATCTGAAGCAGTTCGGTTGGAACGATTTCAACAAAATTG GAGCCATTCACCCTCATTACCATGTAGGATACAGTCTGCTGGCAGCATTACAGCATTCACCAGTCGCTGCAGATGGCGAGCCTGACGAGAGCACCTCTTACTTTGGCCGCTGTTTCAGTCTAAACTTCCTACTTGCATACCACTCTACCAATTTCGTTTCCAGGCCAGTCAGATACGATTCCTACATTGCCTATCTAGGGAGGACATCTACGTACATCGGCATTGAACTTCGAGATGACGAGTCCAACCTGCTTTACATGACAGGCCAAATGCAATGCATGACGATTGACCTGAAAGAAAAGAAGCTCTTACCGGTTAGTCTGGAATCAATCAAGAAGTATGAGGGTAAGATCACGCTGAAGGAGGCCCCAAAGAGGCATCAGTTCATACCCATGCAGTTTGCGAAAGATGATGTCTTCAAGTGGAAGACTGCAATTCAGTGGAGTGACGTGGACCACAATGGGCATGTTAATCAAATGCCGTACATGCGTTTCATCTACGATGCAGGGAGTTCTGCAGCTGTGGCGGGGTTCCTCAAGTCCTTCCACCGAGAGCTGATCCACTACAGATTGAAGACCTACGCTGTGGAGTACATTAAGGAGTACCATCAAGGACAAGAGCTTAAGATTCTCTGTTGGGAGATGAAGGACAATCCGGGTACAATCCATTTTGAACTGCATGTTGAAGGCAACGTCGTCAGTAGGAGTCATCTGATATTCGATGCACAGCATCTGGCGCAACTTTAG